In one Roseburia intestinalis L1-82 genomic region, the following are encoded:
- a CDS encoding type 2 periplasmic-binding domain-containing protein encodes MKKKIVSTLLCTAMLVTMMAGCGGNNAANTSTNSGNSSSADTGSSDAATTDEAAPATEAAASDASASDEGKVLNIYCWNEEFKSRVTDHYPGYTEVDATTGTIGDVTVKWNITPNDDNAYQNNLDATLLKQADASADDKIDIFLVEADYALKYVDTDYTMAVSDLGITDSDLSKQYQYTKDVVTDSNGVLKGVSWQGCPGVLFYNRDAAKAVLGSDDPAEVQNYVKDWDTFNDTAKKMKDAGYTITSSVNDTYRVYSNNVSSKWVVDGKINIDDNIMKWVDDSKELVDAGETGTYELWSDDWKKGFYPEGNVFCYFGPAWLVNFSMAADTEGSIGYNGGWGATEGPQGFFWGGTWICAANGTDNQSLVKDIMLQMTTNDDVMKDIIEKDDDFVNNQDVIAEMADSSYSSKILGGQNPLGIYSAGVSKLDLSNLSAYDQGCNEEFQNAMKNYFEGTATKEEALDLFYKAVVEKYPELTY; translated from the coding sequence ATGAAGAAGAAAATCGTTAGCACATTATTATGTACAGCAATGCTTGTAACCATGATGGCAGGATGCGGCGGTAATAACGCAGCAAACACCAGCACAAACAGCGGAAACAGCAGCTCAGCAGATACGGGCAGCAGTGACGCAGCAACCACAGATGAGGCAGCACCGGCGACCGAAGCTGCAGCTTCAGATGCAAGTGCTTCAGATGAAGGAAAAGTACTTAACATCTACTGCTGGAACGAAGAGTTTAAGAGCCGTGTTACAGATCATTATCCGGGATATACTGAGGTGGATGCAACCACAGGTACGATCGGTGATGTAACTGTAAAATGGAACATTACACCAAACGATGACAATGCATATCAGAACAATCTGGATGCAACATTATTAAAACAGGCTGATGCATCAGCAGATGACAAGATCGATATCTTCTTAGTAGAAGCTGATTATGCATTGAAATATGTAGATACCGATTACACAATGGCAGTATCTGATCTTGGAATTACTGATTCAGATCTTTCCAAACAGTATCAGTACACCAAAGATGTTGTTACAGATTCTAACGGCGTATTAAAAGGTGTTTCATGGCAGGGCTGTCCTGGCGTATTATTCTATAACAGAGATGCAGCAAAAGCAGTATTAGGTTCTGATGATCCGGCAGAGGTTCAGAATTATGTGAAAGACTGGGATACATTTAATGATACAGCAAAGAAGATGAAAGATGCCGGCTACACCATCACATCTTCCGTAAATGATACATACCGTGTATATTCCAACAACGTTTCTTCCAAATGGGTTGTTGATGGCAAAATCAATATTGATGATAACATTATGAAATGGGTTGATGATTCCAAAGAACTTGTAGATGCAGGCGAGACAGGAACATACGAACTGTGGAGTGATGACTGGAAGAAAGGTTTCTATCCGGAAGGAAATGTATTCTGCTACTTTGGACCTGCATGGTTAGTAAACTTTTCAATGGCAGCAGATACCGAAGGCAGTATCGGTTACAACGGTGGCTGGGGCGCAACCGAAGGACCGCAGGGCTTCTTCTGGGGTGGTACATGGATCTGTGCAGCAAACGGAACTGATAACCAGAGCCTTGTAAAAGATATCATGCTTCAGATGACAACCAATGATGATGTTATGAAAGATATCATCGAGAAAGATGACGATTTCGTAAATAACCAGGATGTAATCGCTGAGATGGCTGACAGCTCTTATTCAAGCAAGATCTTAGGCGGACAGAATCCACTTGGTATTTACAGCGCAGGTGTTTCCAAACTTGATTTAAGCAACCTTTCTGCATACGATCAGGGATGTAACGAAGAGTTCCAGAACGCAATGAAGAACTACTTCGAGGGAACTGCTACAAAAGAAGAGGCATTAGATCTGTTCTACAAAGCAGTTGTAGAGAAATATCCGGAGTTAACATACTAA
- a CDS encoding carbohydrate ABC transporter permease: protein MNENRNLKKGVGIHARRLIAYIVLIIVSILCLFWFYVLFINATRSNGELQSGFTLVPSSHLWENWKNLRNGTLPVWNGMFNSLIVSSLSAVLSVYFSTMTAYAIHAYDFKLKKYIYPFILMIMMIPTQVTALGFIKLVSNMNLEDSFIPLIVPTIAAPVTFFYMKQYMESTLPLSLIEAARIDGSGEFRTFNAIVMPLMKPAIAVQMIFTFVSSWNNYFTPALILHDDKKKTLPILIAQLRAADWLKFDMGQVYVMIAFSIFPVIIVYLILSKHIVQGVALGSVKG, encoded by the coding sequence ATGAATGAAAATCGTAATCTGAAAAAAGGTGTAGGAATTCATGCAAGAAGACTGATCGCATATATCGTACTGATCATTGTTTCCATATTGTGTCTGTTCTGGTTTTATGTACTGTTTATCAATGCAACCAGATCAAACGGTGAGTTACAGTCAGGTTTTACGCTGGTTCCGAGCAGCCATCTGTGGGAAAACTGGAAGAATTTGAGAAATGGAACGCTTCCGGTATGGAACGGTATGTTCAACAGTCTGATCGTTTCTTCGCTCAGTGCAGTACTCAGCGTATATTTTTCAACGATGACAGCTTATGCGATCCATGCATATGATTTCAAACTGAAAAAATACATTTATCCGTTTATTTTGATGATCATGATGATTCCGACACAGGTAACTGCACTTGGATTTATCAAACTTGTTTCCAACATGAACTTAGAGGATTCCTTTATACCTCTGATCGTGCCGACGATTGCGGCTCCGGTTACATTTTTCTATATGAAACAGTATATGGAGAGTACACTGCCGTTGTCACTGATCGAGGCAGCACGTATCGATGGTTCCGGTGAATTCCGTACCTTCAATGCAATTGTAATGCCACTGATGAAACCGGCAATTGCTGTGCAGATGATCTTCACATTCGTAAGCAGCTGGAACAACTACTTCACACCGGCATTGATCTTACATGATGACAAGAAAAAAACACTGCCTATCTTAATCGCACAGCTGCGTGCGGCTGACTGGCTCAAGTTTGATATGGGGCAGGTATATGTGATGATCGCATTTTCCATCTTCCCGGTTATCATTGTATATCTGATCTTATCCAAACACATCGTACAGGGTGTTGCACTTGGAAGCGTAAAGGGTTAA
- a CDS encoding carbohydrate ABC transporter permease, translated as MKKSSGKVVRYNKWGYIFLIPFIVVYVIFQLIPLISTIYNSFFENYMSGLTQVGPNFVGLANYKKLFSDGDIWIYTKNTMLLWIMCFIPQIILSLVLGAWFSDVRLRLKGTRFFKTVVYLPNLIMASAFSMLFFTLFSDGGPINSMLMQIGFIDTPYKFLSNAGSARGLIALMNCLMWFGNTTILLMAGMMGIDTSLFEAAEVDGATSSQVFWQITLPLLRPILVYVVITSLIGGLQLFDVPQILTNGTGDPMRSTMTLIMFLNKHLYSKNYGMAGALSVVLFIITGILSLVVFKITGNDKRKG; from the coding sequence ATGAAAAAAAGCAGTGGAAAGGTAGTAAGATACAATAAATGGGGATATATCTTTTTGATTCCTTTTATTGTAGTATATGTTATTTTTCAGCTGATTCCGTTGATCAGCACTATTTACAACAGTTTCTTTGAAAACTATATGTCAGGACTGACGCAGGTCGGACCGAATTTCGTCGGACTTGCAAACTATAAAAAGCTTTTCTCCGATGGAGATATCTGGATTTATACCAAAAACACCATGTTATTATGGATCATGTGTTTCATACCACAGATCATTTTGTCACTGGTACTTGGAGCATGGTTCTCTGATGTACGTCTCAGATTAAAAGGAACCCGTTTCTTTAAAACAGTCGTATATCTGCCAAACCTGATCATGGCATCTGCATTTTCCATGTTATTCTTTACATTGTTCTCCGATGGAGGACCCATCAACTCGATGCTGATGCAGATCGGATTTATTGATACACCGTACAAATTTTTATCCAATGCGGGCAGTGCAAGAGGGCTGATCGCGTTAATGAACTGTCTGATGTGGTTTGGTAATACAACGATCCTTTTAATGGCAGGTATGATGGGTATTGATACCTCTTTGTTTGAGGCAGCGGAAGTTGATGGTGCAACTTCTTCCCAGGTATTCTGGCAGATCACATTGCCATTGTTACGTCCGATTCTTGTATATGTGGTTATTACATCTCTGATCGGTGGTTTACAGTTATTCGATGTACCGCAGATCTTAACCAATGGAACCGGTGACCCGATGCGTTCTACCATGACGCTGATCATGTTCTTAAATAAACATCTCTACAGCAAGAACTATGGTATGGCTGGTGCATTGTCAGTTGTTCTGTTTATCATTACAGGTATCTTAAGCCTGGTAGTATTTAAGATAACCGGCAATGATAAGAGGAAGGGGTGA
- a CDS encoding GH36-type glycosyl hydrolase domain-containing protein, with the protein MKFGYFDDTNKEYVITSPKTPLPWINYLGSENFFSLISNTCGGYSFYKDAKLLRLTRYRYNNVPLDSNGHYYYIKDGDTIWNPGWMPSKTELDAYSCRHGMGYSVFKGTKNKLTAELTSFVPVGETCEVGKLSLTNESNETRNFSVFSYVEFCLWNAMDDMTNFQRNFSTGEVEIHGSALYHKTEYRERRNHYAVYAVNAPIAGFDTDRDSFLGAYGENSAPEVVVNGTSKNSVASGWAPIGSHHLEVSLAPGETKTYVFVLGYVENPVEEKWVGRAEDGVINRKRADELLSRFDTAEKADAALVKLKDYWNELLSHFTISSSEEKLDRMVNIWHQYQCMVTFNMSRSASYFESGIGRGMGFRDSCQDLLGFVHLIPDRARERILDIAATQFEDGSAYHQYQPLTKKGNSDIGSGFNDDPLWLIAGTAAYIKETGDYSILDEMTPYDSDASKATTFMEHLRRSFHYTMEHLGPHNLPLIGRADWNDCLNLNCFSTEPGESFQTFGPSEGPNAESVFIAGMFVRYGKDYAAICRHQGMTEEAELAEKAIAEMEKTVMDAGWDGEWYLRAYDHYKNKIGSKECEDGKIFIEPQGFCVMAEIGLEEGCCLKAMESVEKYLDTKYGIVLLQPPYHRYHVELGEISSYPPGYKENAGIFCHNNPWISIAETVIGRGNRAWQVYTRTCPAYIEDISEIHRTEPYVYSQMIAGKDAPNFGEAKNSWLTGTAAWTFLNVSQFILGIRPDYDGLTVDPCIPSKLDGFTAKRDFRGVSYHITVKNPNHVEKGVLSMIVDGQPVEGTTIPFSAEKKDVNVEVTMG; encoded by the coding sequence ATGAAATTCGGTTATTTCGATGACACCAACAAAGAATATGTCATCACATCTCCAAAAACACCACTGCCATGGATCAACTACCTTGGTTCCGAGAACTTCTTTTCCCTGATCTCAAACACCTGCGGCGGTTACAGTTTCTACAAAGATGCAAAGTTACTCCGCCTGACCAGATACCGCTATAATAATGTACCGCTCGATTCCAATGGACATTACTACTATATTAAAGATGGTGACACGATCTGGAATCCGGGCTGGATGCCTTCCAAAACAGAACTGGACGCTTACAGCTGCCGTCATGGTATGGGTTATTCCGTATTTAAAGGAACCAAAAATAAACTGACCGCAGAGCTTACCTCTTTTGTTCCGGTCGGTGAGACATGTGAAGTCGGCAAACTCTCCCTTACCAATGAGAGCAATGAAACCCGTAATTTTTCTGTTTTCTCATATGTAGAGTTCTGCCTGTGGAACGCAATGGACGATATGACCAACTTCCAGCGTAACTTCTCCACCGGTGAGGTTGAGATCCACGGTTCTGCTCTTTATCATAAGACCGAATACAGAGAGCGCAGAAATCATTACGCTGTTTACGCTGTCAACGCTCCGATCGCCGGTTTTGATACAGACCGTGACTCGTTCTTAGGCGCTTACGGTGAAAACTCTGCTCCGGAAGTTGTTGTAAACGGAACTTCAAAGAATTCTGTTGCAAGCGGCTGGGCACCGATCGGTTCCCACCACCTTGAAGTATCTCTTGCTCCGGGCGAGACAAAGACCTACGTTTTCGTACTTGGTTATGTTGAGAATCCGGTAGAGGAAAAATGGGTTGGACGTGCTGAGGATGGAGTCATCAACCGCAAACGTGCCGATGAACTTCTCTCCCGTTTTGATACCGCAGAAAAAGCAGACGCAGCACTCGTCAAATTAAAAGATTACTGGAACGAACTGCTGTCCCATTTTACCATTTCTTCCAGTGAGGAGAAATTAGACCGTATGGTAAACATCTGGCACCAGTATCAGTGTATGGTTACCTTTAACATGAGCCGTTCCGCATCTTACTTTGAGTCCGGTATCGGCCGTGGCATGGGATTCCGTGATTCCTGTCAGGATCTGCTCGGTTTCGTACATCTGATCCCTGACCGTGCGAGAGAGCGTATCTTAGATATCGCAGCTACCCAGTTCGAGGACGGAAGTGCTTATCATCAGTATCAGCCGCTCACCAAAAAAGGCAACTCTGACATCGGAAGCGGCTTTAACGATGATCCGTTATGGCTGATCGCCGGAACTGCAGCTTATATCAAAGAGACCGGCGATTACTCAATTCTCGACGAGATGACACCATATGACAGCGATGCTTCCAAAGCAACCACTTTCATGGAGCATTTGCGCCGTTCCTTCCATTATACAATGGAACATCTGGGACCGCACAATTTACCGCTGATCGGACGTGCCGACTGGAACGACTGTCTCAACTTAAACTGCTTCTCGACTGAGCCGGGTGAATCTTTCCAGACTTTTGGTCCTTCCGAAGGCCCGAATGCTGAATCCGTATTTATCGCAGGTATGTTTGTCCGCTACGGAAAAGATTATGCAGCAATCTGCCGCCATCAGGGCATGACGGAGGAAGCAGAACTTGCAGAGAAAGCAATCGCAGAGATGGAAAAAACCGTTATGGATGCCGGCTGGGATGGCGAATGGTATCTGCGTGCTTACGATCATTACAAAAATAAGATCGGTTCAAAAGAATGCGAAGATGGCAAGATCTTTATTGAGCCACAGGGCTTCTGTGTTATGGCTGAGATTGGTTTAGAGGAAGGCTGCTGCTTAAAGGCAATGGAATCCGTCGAAAAATATCTCGACACGAAATACGGTATCGTACTGTTACAGCCGCCTTACCACAGATATCATGTGGAACTTGGTGAGATTTCTTCTTATCCACCAGGATACAAAGAAAACGCAGGTATCTTCTGTCACAACAACCCATGGATCTCTATCGCGGAGACTGTAATTGGCAGAGGCAACCGTGCTTGGCAGGTATATACAAGAACCTGTCCTGCATACATTGAGGATATCAGCGAGATCCACCGCACAGAGCCTTATGTATACTCCCAGATGATTGCCGGAAAAGACGCCCCGAACTTCGGTGAGGCAAAGAACAGCTGGCTGACAGGAACCGCCGCATGGACCTTCCTCAATGTTTCCCAGTTTATCCTTGGTATCCGCCCGGATTATGATGGTCTGACTGTTGATCCTTGTATTCCATCCAAATTAGATGGTTTTACCGCCAAACGTGATTTCCGCGGTGTCAGCTACCATATCACCGTAAAGAATCCAAATCATGTGGAAAAAGGTGTGCTTTCCATGATCGTGGATGGACAGCCGGTAGAGGGAACTACGATTCCATTCTCGGCTGAGAAGAAAGATGTAAATGTAGAAGTAACGATGGGCTAA
- a CDS encoding helix-turn-helix transcriptional regulator, which yields MENYMFQDMSKDFDIKKIRRSNTISESNCEPHVHPFHEIFYLSSGECTSFIDHNIYKFGKGDLVIVPGGCLHKTVYTGKGIHERIVISFRQEITDWIKEQIGAEYLKNCMVPGVINIPEKRRNYVDSLLDKLMFENDTPDILSTAFIKAGLVELLLFIIRCKEYEDNVIKEIDVDNRKIQEVATYIFEHYTENILLEDVADKFDMNKSFLSKRFKTATGFGFKEYIINLRIQNACRLLLETNKSITDIAFECGFNDSNYFGDSFRKIKGISPRKYRKNETF from the coding sequence ATGGAGAATTATATGTTTCAGGATATGTCAAAAGATTTTGATATTAAGAAGATCAGAAGAAGTAATACGATATCTGAAAGTAACTGCGAGCCACATGTACATCCATTTCATGAAATTTTTTATCTTTCCAGTGGGGAGTGCACCAGCTTTATTGATCACAATATCTATAAGTTTGGAAAAGGTGATCTTGTAATCGTTCCGGGTGGCTGTCTGCATAAGACAGTATATACCGGGAAAGGAATTCATGAAAGGATTGTTATCAGTTTCCGGCAGGAGATTACGGATTGGATCAAAGAACAGATCGGAGCGGAATATCTTAAGAACTGTATGGTTCCGGGGGTAATCAATATACCGGAAAAACGCAGAAACTATGTGGATTCCCTGCTGGATAAGTTAATGTTTGAAAATGATACGCCGGACATATTATCAACGGCATTTATAAAAGCAGGACTTGTTGAACTTTTGCTGTTTATCATAAGATGCAAGGAGTATGAGGACAATGTTATAAAAGAGATTGATGTTGATAACCGAAAAATCCAGGAAGTTGCAACATATATTTTTGAACATTATACGGAAAATATTTTACTGGAAGATGTGGCGGATAAATTTGACATGAATAAGTCATTTTTGTCTAAGAGATTTAAGACAGCGACGGGGTTCGGGTTTAAAGAATATATTATTAATCTCCGGATACAGAATGCATGCAGGCTGCTGCTGGAAACGAATAAATCTATCACAGATATTGCTTTTGAATGTGGATTTAATGACAGTAACTATTTTGGGGATTCGTTTCGAAAGATAAAAGGTATATCACCACGCAAATACAGAAAAAATGAAACATTTTAG
- a CDS encoding LacI family DNA-binding transcriptional regulator: protein MVSLKTIAEKCGVSTATVSKALNDQRDISEETKSRVRKTAEALGYFPNAAARALKTNRSYNIGVLFEEEAGSGLTHEYFSGVLNGLKVQSEKQGYDITFINTCFENRKMSYYEHCRYRNFEGVAIVCADFNDPDVLELMNSDLPVVTIDYVHHNCTAVSSNNIQGMEDLVKYIYGQGHRKIAYIHGQQASYVTKDRLASFYRTVDELGLKIPDEYIRTADYLETREAAKQTKELLNLEDPPTCIIYPDDTSLIGGRNVIIEMGLRIPRDISIAGYDGTRMSQLLHPQLTTIRQDTELIGSEAAKRLIGSIEKPRTTLVERVVIEGILVAGKSVGRI, encoded by the coding sequence ATGGTATCATTAAAAACGATTGCAGAGAAATGTGGAGTATCTACTGCCACCGTAAGCAAGGCTTTAAATGACCAGAGAGATATCAGCGAAGAGACAAAGAGCCGTGTCAGAAAGACAGCAGAAGCACTTGGTTATTTTCCAAATGCGGCGGCGAGAGCACTAAAGACAAACCGTTCTTATAATATAGGAGTTCTCTTTGAAGAAGAGGCGGGAAGCGGTTTGACACATGAGTATTTTTCCGGAGTGCTGAATGGATTAAAAGTTCAGTCGGAGAAACAGGGATATGACATTACATTTATCAATACCTGTTTTGAAAATCGCAAGATGTCCTATTATGAACATTGCAGATACCGGAATTTTGAAGGAGTTGCGATCGTCTGTGCCGATTTCAATGACCCGGATGTCTTAGAACTGATGAATAGTGACCTGCCGGTCGTTACGATTGATTATGTACATCATAACTGTACGGCAGTCAGTTCCAACAATATTCAGGGTATGGAAGATCTTGTAAAATATATATACGGGCAGGGACATCGGAAAATTGCATATATTCATGGGCAGCAGGCTTCTTACGTTACGAAAGACCGGCTGGCAAGTTTCTACCGGACGGTGGATGAACTTGGTCTGAAGATTCCGGATGAATACATCCGGACAGCAGATTACTTAGAGACCAGGGAGGCAGCAAAACAGACAAAAGAGCTGCTCAATTTAGAAGATCCGCCAACCTGTATCATTTATCCGGATGACACCTCTTTAATAGGAGGAAGGAACGTCATCATAGAGATGGGACTTCGGATTCCGCGGGATATTTCGATTGCAGGATATGACGGAACGAGGATGTCGCAGTTGTTACATCCTCAGCTTACGACGATCAGACAGGACACAGAGCTGATCGGGAGTGAGGCAGCCAAGCGGCTGATTGGCTCCATTGAGAAACCGAGAACAACTCTCGTAGAGAGAGTCGTTATAGAAGGGATCTTAGTTGCAGGTAAATCTGTTGGACGCATTTAA